In Planctomycetota bacterium, the genomic window CATCCTCGTACGCTGACTCGACCGGCGCTTTGACGGCGACGTTGGTCAGGGGGAACCACGTCTGGCCCGCGAAGGGATTCGCGTAGCGCATCGTTTCGACGCCGTCGACGAAGATGGTGATCCACTCCGGTTCGACCGTGGCGGCGAAGGTGTGGAAGGCGGTGTCGAGCGTCGGGTCGAGGCCGAAGTTCTGCATGGACATCCGCATCGCCGGGCGCGTGAAGGTTCGCCGCCCGTTCGTCCCGCCGTGCAGATTCGATGACAAGCTCGACGCGAAACGCCATGACCCGTTGTACCCGAACCCCTCGTACACATCGATCTCCGGCGGCCAGCCCCCGACCGCCATCAGCCAAAGCGCCGGCCACGAGTCCTTCCGATTGGGCATCTTCACGACCCACTCAACACTGCCATATTTGAAATACGTCTCCGGTGTGTGTCGCCCCGACAAGACGGTCGCCAGAAACGGATACGCCGTCGCCGGCGAACCGACCATGACCGGCTCGTCGAGCCGGCGGGACATGAGCATCAGCCCGTCGTCCGTGGGCTTGAACCCGCCCATATCGACCGTGCCGTAGTAACCGGTTTCGCCATTGCCGACCTGCGTCCGCCCGTGCGGCAAGCCCGTGGCGAAAACGCCCGGACCGCCCTGATCGTCGTACCGGATCGTCGCGCCGGTCGCCGAATACGTCAGCTCCCCGTGCGGCTCGAAATGCATCGGTGCCCGTCCGCCTTCGATCGGCTCATTGACCGCGCCCGCCTCCGCCGTGATGCGGATGCCGCCGCCCTCGGTGTCCGCCCCGTCCGCCACTTCATACTGCACCGCCCGCACATCATTGCCCGCGCTCATGTTCCGCACATGAAAACGGACCGTTTTCGTCAGCGGATCGCCCGGCCGAAAAATCACCGACTTCTGCGTATCCGGGGCCGCCCGCCCGCCGTCGCCGTCGAACACGCGGATGTACGCAATCACCGTGTTCACGCTCGCCATGTCCAGCGTCACCGGCACATGCACCACCGTCGCATCCACCGGCACGCTGAACGGCTCGATCCGAACCCGCGCCGCCGCCGGATACTTCGTTCCCCCCGCATACACATCCCCCGCATTCCCCGCTTCCTCCGCCTCAAGCTGCTTGATCCACCCGTCAAGGCGCTCCGTCACCCGCCCAATCGCGGCCTTCGCATCGCCCGCGTCTTTCCGCTGCGCGGCCGTCGTCGCCGTCTGCCCCACGCGCTCGATCGCCTCCCGCGCCGCGGTTGCATCGTCATGAAGCGCCTTCGCCTCATCGAGCGTGATCGACTGCGCGCGTACGCCCGCCGCCGCAAGGCACAGCACCCACACCACCGCGCCCGCGCGCCCGATCGAAATCCATCGCGTGTCCTTCATCCCCCATCATATGCGCCGTCAATAAAGGCCGGGGACCGTCGTCCCCGGGCATGAACATCTGAGAACCTGTGCGGGAAGGCCATGGATCGACGAGCCGCGACCGTGAGGGAGCGGTCGAAACAGGCAACAATGAGTGGTGCCGTGACCGCTCCCTGACGGTCGCGGCTCGTTAAACTCCGCCTGCTCACACACGTTCTGTGTAAGGCAGGATAAATCCTGCCCTACGTCACTTACGCGCGCCGGCGGCGCAGGGTCGTGAGCGTCAGCAGGGCGAGGCCGGCGGGGAGGGCGGCGGGGGTGGGAATGGCGAAGCCCTGAATCGAGATGTCCTGGATGTGGTAGTCCTCGGAGCTGGCGTTGTGAAAGCCGATGATGCGGATGGCGAAGTTGGGGTTGTTGTTGGCGTTGGGGTCGTCGATGGCGATCGAGCCGGTGTTGGTCGGCGTCGTGTTGCCGGTGCCGCCGACGCTCGGGCCGCCGCCGTCCCAGATGCCGAAGTCCGTCAGCAGCGGGATGAAGTTCACGCCGTCGACGCTGTAGAGAATCTGAAGATGGTCATCCGATTCCCATGTCGTGTTCGTCTGGCTGGCGGTCAGGTCCAGCGTGATGTCGCGGTAGCCGACCGTGCTGAACGTGTGGGTGATCTGCTCGTAGTCGTTTTCATCGGGGCTCGTATCCGAATCGGTGCGGTGCATCACCGCGTCGCCGGCGGTGTTGACGACCGAGCGCGTCCCGCCCGTCTCGCCCAATTCGATCGTCCATCCATCGGTGAACCCGTTGCGCCCCGTCGCGCCGGCGGCGGCGGGGTTCGGGCTGATCGTGAACGTGTCGGAATAAATCTCCGAGCCCACATCGATGCTCGTCACTTCGATGCGGTCGAGGAAGATGTCCTCGACGTTCGTCGCCCCCGCGACGCGAAGCTGAAACGTCGTGTTGTTGGCCGTTGTGCCCAAGGGTGCCGGGCCGAGCGTGATGTTGTTAAAGTCGCCGGCGACGGAGGCCACATCGAAGAATCCCGAGCCCGTGTCGATCTGCACCTTGACGGTGTCCTGCACTTCGAGCGTGTCGCTTTCGCGCAGGGCGAGGGACACGCGCAGATTGCTGTAGCCCGTGGCGTCGATCGTGCGGGTGATGAAGAATTGATCGTTGTCCGTGTGCGACGGGCCGTCGGATTTGAACTGCGCTTCGCCCGCTCCGGTGGGGAGGATGTCGGCGATGGCGTCGGCGTCGGACCCGTGATCGACGAGTTCGGTCCAGGCATCGGCGAAATTCGGATCGACCCCGCCGCGCCCGCCCGCCCCGGCCGTCCCGGGGTCCGTGTCAAAGTCATCGAAGAAAACAGTGGTGACGGCCGCTTGCGCCGACACACCGGCCAGCAGCATCGCCGCGACGATCAGGGCGAACATCCCTCGTGGTTGCATAGTCTCATTCTCCGAAATGTGCCTCGCGGCCGCGGAGCCCCCCGCAGCCGATGGACCGGCAGAATCCATAGTTATAATTTACCGTGTCATCCGCCGCGGGCCAGACTTTTTTTGAATTTTTCGACTTAATTTCTCACGCCGCGCGGCCGCTGTCGCTTCAACCTTCTCCCGCACCAGCGTCCGCGCGATACGCAGCGCCTTGAGCCGGTTCTGCTGCAACGTATGTTGCGAAGTCCCCGCCGCCAAACCCGCCCGGGCTTTTTCGACCCGGCGAATCATCGCCCCCAGCGCCGCCAGCGCCGGGTGCAGATCGCTCGATGTGACCCCTTCGCCCGCCGTTTTGTCCCCGTTCAATAGCGCCGATGCCAGATGCAGCGCCCTGAGATTGTCGCGCAGCATGTCATGCTGCCACGTCCCCGGCGCCAGCTTCCCGAGCGCCTTTTCCGACTTGCTGATGAGCGAAGCGATCGGCCGCCGCACTTCCACCGACTGACGATCCGCGGATCGACCCATTGCTCAAACCTCTCCCATGCGGGCGACACATCCCCGCGTCCGCCGCCCGCGCGGCGGACGCGCAAGGGAGTATACCCCGCCCGGCGGATCGCCATCGAGCGCTACGGTTCACGCCCCTGGCGCGCACCGGTCCTCGCACCTTTTGCGGGCGTAATTCCATGCCGAAAAATGTTCGCCAGGCGGCTCCGGGGTGATGAACGGGTCTTCCCCGAACGAGGTGTAGTGGTCATACCACTCCGCCGCGCTGATCCCCGGCCGATACGATTGATCCAGCGAGCGGTCCACGATCCACCGCGCCGCCTCCACCGCCGCCTCCCACGTCCCGAACACCCCGAGCGTGTCCGTTTCGTCGTCGTCCATGTAGTGAAAATTGTCCGCGCTGCGCACAGTGAACGAATTGCTTTTCGGTTCGTTGGCCATGATGAGCTGAGATTAGCGAACGCCGGTGACAACCTCGTGTCAGCGCGCCGGACGCCAAACGGAGCTCCGCAGCGAGCCGCCCGCAGGATCATGATTCCTGATATTCATCGATGATCCATCGGGCGTCGTGTGTTTTCCGTGTCATATTCCGGACCGATCGCGAGCGGGTCGGGGATTGGATGAGGGGCATCCGAATGTTGACCGGGCTCGGTGCAACGGCGGTGTGCGTGCATGGCGTGATGAGGCGCAGGGGTTGGGCGGCGCACGGGGGCGGCGCGAATCGCGCATGGGCGCGTCATCTTTGCCCGTCGTGTGCGCACGGGTTTTTGTAAGTCCAGTCAATGCGTCGCACAGGCGTGTCGGGGCGCGCCATGGCGGTGCGCATCGGCGCGCCCGTGCGCGCGGGAAAGCGAGTTGGGCGAGGGTTTTGCGGGATTTGGGAGGTGGAAACGGGGGCGCGCGGGGCGGGCGAAAATCGGGGGATGGTGCGCGCCGGTGCGCGGGATGGGGAAGCCCGCCGCCCGTTCGACGGGCTTACCGCAAGGAAGCGGCGTCGCTGAACGGGGGCGATCAGGTGCAGGCGGTGTCGGGGGTGCAGCAGGTGCCGGGGGCGTGGGTGAGGCGGCAGAGGAAGACGGCGGCGACGGAGCCGAGGGTGGGGGCGAGGAGGTAGAGCCAGAGTGACTCGGTGTGGCCGGAGAGGAGTGCGGGGGCGAGCGATCGGGCGGGGTTCATGGAGGCGCCGCAGATGGGTCCGGCCCAGAGGGCGTTGAGGGCGACGGTGGAGCCGATGGCGATGCCGGCCATGATGCCCTTTTCCTTGGCGCCGGTGGCGACGGCGAGGATGACGTACATGAGCATGAGGGTGATGATCAGTTCGAGGACGAAGGACTGAGCGTTCGAGCCGGCGGGGAGGGTGGCGCCGAGGGTTTGGCTGGATGGGAAGAGCCATTTGAGGAGCGCGGCGGCGGCGATGGCGCCGAGGCATTGCGCGAGGATGTAGGCGAGCATGTCGCGTGTGGGGAGTCGTCCGGCGACGCGGAAGGCGATCGAGACGGCGGGATTGAGATGGGCTCCGGAGGTGTCGCCGAGGGCGTAGATCATGGCCATGACGACGAGGCCGAAGGTCAGGGCGATGCCGGGGTGGGTGATGGCGCCGTCGCTGAGCTGGTTGACGGCGATGGCGCCGCATCCGGCGAGGACGAGCATGAAGGTTCCGATGGCTTCGGCGAAGTAGCGTTTCATGGTGCGGAGCATCATAGCGGATGACCCGGATATGTGTGGGACGGAAAGCGGAGCGGCGGGGGGCTATGATCGCCGCATGACGCAGACGGTTTCACCCATGCCTGTGCTACCCGCCGCCGCAACGCCGGCGGCGCCCCCGGCTGCGCCGACGTTCGGGCAGGCGATTCGGATGGGGTTTTACGCGGCGAAGGTGAACGTGCTGCCGGGGACGCTGCTGCAACTCGCCGCCGCGGCGATCGTGCTCAGCTACTATTTCACCCAGACCGGCCACGATCTGCTCGAGCACGTCGCCCAGCTCAAAACACGCTACGGATACATCTACTCCGTCGTCTGCACGGCATGCTTCGGTTCGCTCCTGCCGATCGCGCTGGCGTCGATCATGCCCGGCGGACGCCATCGTGCGGAGGTCATCGCGGCCCGGCGGTCGATCGTGTATCTGACGTGCTTCTGGGCCTTGGTCGGCTTGCAGGTCGATGGGCTTTACCGAGCCGAGGCGTGGGCGTTCGGGGAGAGCGGCGTGCGGGCGGTCGTGTCGAAAGTCGCGTTCGATCAGGGGCTGTTCACCACAATCTACGCACTGCCGCTGACGGTGCTGGTGTATCAATTCAAGGATGCGGGTTACGATCGGCGTCGCATGCGCATTCGGCCGATCGGTCACTGGTATCGCCTCTACGTCATGCCGCTGATGGTGTCCAACTGGGGCGTGTGGCTGCCGGCGGTGGTGCTCATTTACTGCCTGCCGCTGGCGCTGCAATTGCCCATTCAGAACGTCGTGCAGTGTCTTTGGTCCCTGATGATCCTCGTCCTCGCCCGCCCGGCGGAGGCGCCGCCTCAGCCGCTTGCGGCTTAGCGCTCCCCCACATCAGGGCGCGACGTACCCCCGCTCCGGATACCGCCGGCTGTCAAACGCATTGGCCGGTTCGCCCGACCAATCCTTCGCCGGCGCGACGAACTGCGGGTCGCCCTCGCCGGGCTGCGAAGGCGTGAACATCACCGTTTCCTCCGCGGAAAATTGCGTGTCGGACTCCTGCAGGATGAGCTTCTGCGCCGTCGCGCTGCTGAGGATGCACCGACGAAGCGTCATGTTCCCCGCGTGCTTGTTGTTTTCAACAGCGACGGCGTGCTCCATGTTGTCGGCGAATGTGCATCGCTCCGCCACCACCGCCCCGCAGGTCCACAATCCGACGCTCGACCCGATGCCGCCGCGGCGTAGACTCGCCACGCCGAGGCAGTTGGTCAGCTTCGCCGGGTGATCCGCATCCCCGCCGA contains:
- a CDS encoding family 16 glycosylhydrolase, which produces MKDTRWISIGRAGAVVWVLCLAAAGVRAQSITLDEAKALHDDATAAREAIERVGQTATTAAQRKDAGDAKAAIGRVTERLDGWIKQLEAEEAGNAGDVYAGGTKYPAAARVRIEPFSVPVDATVVHVPVTLDMASVNTVIAYIRVFDGDGGRAAPDTQKSVIFRPGDPLTKTVRFHVRNMSAGNDVRAVQYEVADGADTEGGGIRITAEAGAVNEPIEGGRAPMHFEPHGELTYSATGATIRYDDQGGPGVFATGLPHGRTQVGNGETGYYGTVDMGGFKPTDDGLMLMSRRLDEPVMVGSPATAYPFLATVLSGRHTPETYFKYGSVEWVVKMPNRKDSWPALWLMAVGGWPPEIDVYEGFGYNGSWRFASSLSSNLHGGTNGRRTFTRPAMRMSMQNFGLDPTLDTAFHTFAATVEPEWITIFVDGVETMRYANPFAGQTWFPLTNVAVKAPVESAYEDGTGAMTVRSIKVWRAE
- a CDS encoding aquaporin codes for the protein MLRTMKRYFAEAIGTFMLVLAGCGAIAVNQLSDGAITHPGIALTFGLVVMAMIYALGDTSGAHLNPAVSIAFRVAGRLPTRDMLAYILAQCLGAIAAAALLKWLFPSSQTLGATLPAGSNAQSFVLELIITLMLMYVILAVATGAKEKGIMAGIAIGSTVALNALWAGPICGASMNPARSLAPALLSGHTESLWLYLLAPTLGSVAAVFLCRLTHAPGTCCTPDTACT